A region from the Afifella aestuarii genome encodes:
- a CDS encoding ROK family transcriptional regulator, with translation MRGGDTTGLRAYNERLIIHALLRAGALSKAEIARETGLSGQAASVIVNRLLAEGLLIKRDKVRGQVGQPSTPIAPNPKGAFSLGVKIGRRSVEAILVNLLGEVIASAQESYDAPLPEETVRLAIAQASDLLASLDAASRKRVVGLGIAMPSELESWAPELDLAPGTLDAWRDIDVAAALQEATGLPASLHNDATAACAAEVILGDAVTRRSALYLYLGTFIGGGIVIDGKLYRGEQFNAGAIGSMPTAHQSATGAPQQLIHTASIIQLQQAFIEEGIDAGEALLRGDDVPGAARIFDVWALQAAEEMARAVISAMSVIDFETIVVDGLLPPAWRTRITGHLAEAVQDFNRLGLSRAEIVSGSVGPMARVLGAAMLPLQARFSPNTDLLVRQTITRQSDAEAAPSFANEPQAG, from the coding sequence ATGCGAGGCGGAGACACAACCGGGCTGCGCGCCTACAACGAGCGCCTGATCATCCACGCGCTCCTGCGCGCCGGCGCGCTGTCGAAGGCGGAGATCGCGCGCGAGACCGGCCTCTCCGGCCAGGCCGCCTCCGTCATCGTCAACCGCCTCCTCGCCGAAGGTCTTCTCATCAAGCGCGACAAGGTCCGCGGCCAAGTCGGCCAGCCTTCGACCCCAATCGCCCCCAATCCGAAGGGCGCCTTTTCGCTTGGCGTCAAGATCGGCCGCCGCAGCGTCGAAGCGATCCTCGTCAATCTCCTGGGCGAGGTCATCGCATCCGCCCAGGAAAGCTACGACGCACCCCTGCCCGAAGAGACGGTCCGCCTCGCCATCGCCCAGGCGAGCGACCTTCTCGCCTCCCTCGATGCCGCTTCCAGAAAGCGCGTCGTCGGCCTCGGCATCGCCATGCCGAGCGAGCTTGAATCCTGGGCGCCGGAGCTCGATCTGGCGCCGGGCACGCTCGACGCCTGGCGCGACATCGACGTCGCCGCAGCGCTTCAGGAGGCGACGGGCCTCCCCGCCTCCCTGCACAATGACGCGACGGCCGCCTGCGCCGCGGAAGTCATCCTGGGCGACGCCGTCACCCGCCGCAGCGCGCTCTACCTTTATCTCGGCACCTTCATCGGCGGCGGCATCGTCATCGACGGCAAGCTCTATCGCGGCGAGCAGTTCAACGCTGGCGCCATCGGCTCCATGCCGACCGCCCATCAAAGCGCCACGGGCGCGCCGCAGCAGCTCATCCACACCGCCTCCATCATCCAGCTGCAGCAGGCCTTCATCGAGGAAGGCATCGACGCCGGCGAGGCGCTTCTGCGCGGCGACGACGTTCCGGGGGCGGCGCGTATCTTCGATGTCTGGGCCCTGCAGGCGGCGGAGGAAATGGCCCGCGCCGTCATCTCGGCCATGAGCGTCATCGATTTCGAGACGATCGTGGTCGACGGCCTGCTGCCGCCGGCCTGGCGTACCCGCATCACCGGCCACCTCGCCGAGGCCGTGCAGGATTTCAACCGTCTCGGCCTCAGCCGGGCCGAGATCGTCTCAGGCTCCGTCGGGCCGATGGCGCGGGTTCTGGGCGCCGCCATGCTGCCGCTCCAGGCACGCTTTTCGCCGAACACCGACCTCCTCGTGCGCCAGACGATTACGCGCCAGAGCGACGCCGAAGCCGCGCCTTCGTTCGCAAACGAGCCGCAGGCCGGATAG
- a CDS encoding carbohydrate kinase family protein, whose amino-acid sequence MFVVCGEALWDLYGSDQGEGLSFDARIGGSPFNVAVGLARLDQEAALFTGLSTDLLGEKLFAALKTEGVETGFLLRSSRRTTLSLVTLGKDGSPSYAFYGDGAADRAVNLSDLPVFSRDIWGVHAGSFSLVTEPIGTSLLSLLGREAGERLVTLDPNVRINVEPDLSLWRERLDAFVPTADLIKVSEEDLGLLYPSAPPAETAERWRAAGATLVVVTYGREGAEAFGSFGRVSVKGSKVDVVDTVGAGDSFMAAFIAGLSERSTKSREALSLLRRDEVEALLAFATEAAGITCGRRGADPPRRAELGAAASLDG is encoded by the coding sequence ATGTTCGTCGTCTGCGGCGAGGCGCTCTGGGATCTTTACGGTTCGGATCAGGGCGAAGGGCTCTCCTTCGACGCGCGCATCGGCGGATCGCCTTTCAACGTCGCCGTGGGGCTCGCCCGGCTCGACCAGGAGGCGGCGCTCTTCACCGGTCTTTCGACCGATCTTCTGGGCGAAAAGCTTTTTGCGGCGCTCAAGACGGAAGGCGTGGAGACCGGCTTTCTTCTGCGCTCCAGCCGACGCACGACCCTGAGCCTGGTGACGCTCGGCAAAGACGGCTCGCCGTCTTATGCGTTTTATGGAGACGGGGCGGCGGACCGGGCCGTCAACCTGTCCGATCTGCCGGTTTTCAGCCGCGATATCTGGGGCGTGCATGCCGGCTCGTTTTCGCTCGTCACCGAGCCGATCGGCACGAGCCTTCTGTCGCTCCTGGGGCGAGAGGCTGGCGAGCGGCTGGTGACGCTCGATCCCAATGTGCGCATCAACGTGGAGCCGGATCTCTCCCTCTGGCGCGAGCGTCTCGACGCCTTCGTGCCGACGGCCGATCTCATCAAGGTGAGCGAGGAGGATCTCGGGCTTCTTTATCCGAGCGCGCCGCCGGCGGAGACCGCCGAACGCTGGCGGGCGGCAGGCGCGACCCTGGTCGTCGTCACCTATGGCCGGGAGGGGGCGGAAGCCTTCGGCTCTTTCGGACGCGTGTCCGTCAAAGGCTCCAAAGTCGACGTCGTCGATACGGTCGGGGCGGGCGACAGTTTCATGGCCGCCTTTATTGCAGGCCTTTCAGAGCGCTCGACGAAATCGCGCGAGGCGCTGTCCCTGCTGCGCCGGGACGAGGTGGAGGCGCTTCTCGCCTTTGCCACGGAGGCGGCCGGCATCACCTGCGGACGCCGCGGCGCCGATCCGCCCCGGCGGGCGGAGCTTGGTGCTGCCGCCAGCCTGGACGGGTGA
- a CDS encoding DUF1127 domain-containing protein: protein MKTLTLARPASGPLAAPASTVSMGDGARTLLSRAWTSVKQRYQYGELVRELEGYRDRDLADMGFDRSEIRRVAYEGAYGRSRA from the coding sequence ATGAAGACCCTCACTCTCGCACGCCCCGCTTCCGGGCCGCTCGCCGCACCGGCCTCGACCGTATCGATGGGCGATGGCGCTCGCACCCTCCTGTCGCGCGCCTGGACGTCCGTGAAGCAGCGCTACCAGTACGGCGAACTCGTGCGCGAGCTGGAAGGCTACCGGGACCGCGACCTCGCCGACATGGGCTTCGACCGCAGTGAGATCCGCCGGGTTGCCTATGAAGGCGCCTACGGCCGCTCCCGCGCCTGA
- a CDS encoding LysR family transcriptional regulator: MELPSQMILFATVVESESFSAAARSLGLTPSAVSRQIGFLEDRLKVRLLNRSKHGLSLTEEGRAFYERCADLAARVSEAENLATAISGQPVGVLRIAATVAFAKAQLLPIMPEFMARYPELKVSLEVTDRPIDLAAEGIDVAIRFTEQVEDSFAVARKLARNRRVICAAPAYLKRAGTPTTRQDLAHHNCLRLSTVTRWNDWHLEGAEGADPVPLTGNFEANSADAIYHAALSGLGIARLSTYLVGEDIKAGRLVRLLPDYADDGSDILALYSEKRNLSPRVRAFIDYLRAHFGNVPPWEREE; the protein is encoded by the coding sequence ATGGAACTCCCGAGTCAGATGATCCTGTTTGCGACCGTGGTGGAGAGCGAGAGCTTTTCGGCGGCGGCGCGCTCGCTCGGCCTGACGCCATCGGCCGTCAGCCGGCAGATCGGATTTCTGGAAGATCGGCTCAAAGTGCGGCTTCTCAACCGCAGCAAGCACGGCCTGTCGCTGACTGAAGAGGGGCGCGCCTTCTACGAGCGTTGCGCCGATCTCGCGGCCAGGGTGTCGGAGGCGGAAAACCTCGCCACCGCGATCAGCGGCCAGCCGGTCGGGGTCTTGCGGATCGCGGCCACCGTCGCCTTCGCCAAGGCACAGCTTCTGCCGATCATGCCGGAGTTCATGGCGCGCTATCCGGAGCTCAAAGTCTCGCTCGAGGTGACGGATCGGCCGATCGATCTCGCTGCGGAGGGCATCGACGTCGCCATCCGCTTCACCGAGCAGGTGGAGGACAGTTTTGCGGTGGCGCGCAAGCTTGCCCGCAACCGGCGGGTGATCTGCGCCGCGCCCGCCTATCTGAAGCGCGCCGGCACGCCCACGACGCGCCAGGATCTCGCGCATCACAATTGCCTGCGCCTTTCGACCGTGACGCGCTGGAACGACTGGCATCTGGAAGGGGCGGAGGGGGCCGATCCCGTGCCGCTCACCGGCAATTTCGAGGCCAACAGCGCCGATGCGATCTATCACGCGGCGCTTTCCGGCCTCGGGATCGCGCGGCTTTCGACCTATCTCGTCGGCGAGGACATCAAGGCCGGGCGGCTCGTCAGGCTCTTGCCGGATTATGCCGACGACGGGTCGGACATTCTGGCGCTCTATTCGGAGAAGCGGAATCTGTCGCCGCGGGTGCGCGCCTTCATCGATTATCTGAGGGCGCATTTCGGCAATGTGCCGCCCTGGGAGCGCGAAGAATAA
- a CDS encoding ABC transporter substrate-binding protein → MRRSLWAVGAVSVLAFTAAAHAETITIATVNNGDMIRMQKLAEDFTKNHPDIQLEWVTLEENVLRQRVTTDIATKGGQYDVMTIGNYEVPIWAKQNWLVALDDMPDGYDTDDILPSIRSALTYEDKLYAAPFYGESAMVMYRTDLAEKAGVEIPDQPTWADIKKAAEAMTDKSNEVYGICLRGKPGWGENMAFLTAMANSYGAAWFDKDWKAQLDSDEWKAAVNDYLDMMNEYGPPGASSNGFNENLSLFQQGKCGIWIDATVAASFVTDPDESTVADKVAFAQFPNKEGVDNHGNWLWSWNLAIPTSTDSEDAAKQFIAWATSKDYTKLVAEKEGWRAAPPGTRTSLYENEEYQKEAPFAEMTLNSMQAATPDKPSVQDVPYTGGQFVAIPEFQGIGTAVGQMFSAALAGQMSADQAIQNAQQLTNREMTKAGYPK, encoded by the coding sequence ATGAGACGCTCCCTTTGGGCGGTCGGCGCTGTATCCGTCCTCGCCTTCACTGCCGCAGCGCATGCCGAAACGATCACCATCGCCACCGTCAACAATGGCGACATGATCCGCATGCAGAAGCTCGCCGAGGATTTCACCAAAAATCATCCCGATATCCAGTTGGAATGGGTGACTTTGGAAGAAAACGTTCTGCGCCAGCGCGTGACGACGGATATCGCCACCAAGGGCGGTCAGTACGACGTCATGACCATCGGCAATTACGAAGTGCCGATCTGGGCGAAGCAGAACTGGCTCGTCGCTCTCGACGACATGCCGGACGGCTACGACACCGACGATATCCTGCCGTCGATCCGCAGTGCGCTGACCTATGAGGACAAGCTCTATGCGGCGCCTTTCTACGGGGAATCGGCGATGGTCATGTACCGCACCGATCTCGCCGAGAAGGCGGGCGTGGAAATTCCCGATCAGCCGACCTGGGCGGACATCAAGAAAGCTGCCGAGGCGATGACCGACAAGTCGAACGAGGTCTACGGCATCTGCCTGCGCGGCAAGCCGGGCTGGGGTGAGAACATGGCGTTTCTGACCGCCATGGCGAATTCCTACGGCGCGGCCTGGTTCGACAAGGATTGGAAGGCCCAGCTCGACAGCGACGAATGGAAGGCGGCGGTCAACGACTACCTCGACATGATGAACGAGTATGGCCCTCCGGGGGCCTCCTCCAACGGCTTCAACGAGAACCTGTCGCTCTTCCAGCAGGGCAAATGCGGCATCTGGATCGACGCCACGGTCGCTGCCTCCTTCGTGACCGATCCTGACGAATCCACCGTTGCCGACAAGGTCGCCTTCGCGCAGTTCCCGAACAAGGAAGGCGTCGACAACCACGGCAACTGGCTGTGGTCGTGGAACCTCGCCATTCCGACGTCGACGGATTCGGAGGATGCCGCCAAGCAGTTCATCGCCTGGGCGACGTCGAAGGATTACACGAAGCTCGTCGCCGAGAAGGAAGGCTGGCGCGCGGCACCTCCGGGAACCCGCACCTCGCTCTATGAGAACGAAGAATACCAGAAGGAAGCGCCATTTGCGGAAATGACGCTGAACTCGATGCAGGCGGCGACGCCCGACAAGCCGTCCGTTCAGGACGTGCCGTATACGGGCGGACAGTTCGTCGCCATTCCCGAGTTCCAGGGCATCGGCACGGCCGTCGGGCAGATGTTTTCAGCTGCTCTCGCCGGACAGATGAGTGCGGATCAGGCGATCCAGAACGCCCAGCAGCTGACGAACCGCGAGATGACGAAGGCCGGCTATCCGAAGTGA
- a CDS encoding carbohydrate ABC transporter permease, which yields MATAHSRSAARLMISPAVLLLLGWMLIPLSMTLYFSFLRYNLLMPGAHDFIGFMNYRFFLTDPAFFSALINTLLLVGGVLVITIVGGVLLAILLDQPMWGQGIVRVLVIAPFFVMPTVSALVWKNMFMNPVNGLFANIFRALGMQPFDFLGQAPLASIILIVSWGWLPFATLILLTALQSLDRDQLEAAEMDGAGPLSRFFHIMLPHLARAITVVVLIQTIFLLSVFAEILVTTNGGPGYATTNITYLVYAQSLLQFDVGGGSAGGIVAVILANIVAIFLMRMIGKNLDV from the coding sequence ATGGCCACTGCGCATTCGCGTTCCGCCGCGCGACTGATGATCTCTCCCGCCGTGCTTCTTCTGCTCGGCTGGATGCTGATCCCCTTGTCGATGACGCTCTACTTCTCGTTCCTGCGCTACAATCTTCTGATGCCGGGAGCGCACGATTTCATCGGCTTCATGAATTATCGGTTCTTCCTGACCGATCCGGCGTTCTTCTCCGCGCTCATCAACACGCTTCTCCTCGTCGGGGGTGTTCTCGTCATCACCATCGTCGGCGGGGTGCTTCTGGCGATCCTGCTCGATCAGCCGATGTGGGGGCAGGGGATCGTGCGGGTTCTGGTGATCGCGCCGTTCTTCGTCATGCCGACGGTCTCCGCGCTCGTGTGGAAGAACATGTTCATGAATCCCGTGAACGGGCTCTTCGCGAACATTTTTCGGGCGCTCGGGATGCAGCCCTTCGACTTTCTGGGACAGGCGCCGCTCGCCTCCATCATCCTCATCGTCTCATGGGGGTGGCTGCCTTTTGCGACGCTGATCCTCTTGACGGCGCTGCAATCGCTCGACCGCGACCAGCTGGAAGCCGCCGAGATGGACGGGGCGGGGCCGTTGAGCCGCTTCTTCCACATCATGCTGCCGCATCTGGCACGCGCCATCACCGTCGTCGTGCTCATTCAGACGATCTTCCTGCTTTCGGTGTTCGCGGAGATCCTCGTCACCACCAATGGCGGGCCGGGCTATGCCACGACCAACATCACCTATCTCGTCTATGCCCAGTCGCTCCTGCAGTTCGACGTGGGTGGCGGATCGGCCGGCGGCATCGTCGCCGTCATTCTCGCCAATATCGTCGCGATCTTCCTGATGCGGATGATCGGCAAGAACCTGGACGTCTGA
- a CDS encoding carbohydrate ABC transporter permease has protein sequence MAHTPTKGRKLLFTLIAWTIGFLIFFPILWTILTSFKTEAEAIASPPSFVFFDWTLDNYVEVQERSAYFRHFWNSVVISIGSTVLGLLVAIPAAWSMAFVPSKQTKNVLMWMLSTKMLPPVGVLIPIYLIFRDAGLLDTLTGLVIVVMLINLPIIIWMLFTYFREIPGEILEAARMDGAGLRSEILYVLTPMAVPGIASTLLLNIILAWNEAFWTLNLTAAKSAPLTAFIASYSSPEGLFYAKLSAASTMAIAPILILGWFSQKQLVRGLTFGAVK, from the coding sequence ATGGCCCACACTCCGACAAAAGGTCGAAAGCTGCTCTTCACGCTGATCGCCTGGACGATCGGTTTCCTGATCTTCTTTCCGATCCTGTGGACGATCCTGACGAGTTTCAAGACGGAGGCGGAGGCGATCGCTTCGCCGCCGTCCTTCGTGTTCTTCGACTGGACGCTCGACAATTACGTCGAGGTGCAGGAGCGTTCCGCCTATTTCCGGCATTTCTGGAATTCGGTGGTGATCTCGATCGGCTCGACGGTTCTGGGCCTCCTCGTCGCCATTCCGGCGGCGTGGTCGATGGCCTTCGTGCCCAGCAAGCAGACCAAGAACGTGTTGATGTGGATGCTGTCGACCAAGATGCTGCCGCCCGTCGGCGTCTTGATCCCGATCTATCTCATCTTCCGCGATGCCGGGCTTCTCGACACGCTGACCGGGCTCGTCATCGTGGTGATGCTGATCAACCTGCCGATCATCATCTGGATGCTGTTCACGTATTTCCGCGAGATCCCGGGCGAGATTCTGGAGGCGGCGCGGATGGACGGGGCGGGGCTGCGCTCGGAGATCCTTTACGTGCTGACGCCGATGGCGGTGCCGGGGATCGCCTCGACGCTTCTCCTCAACATCATCCTCGCCTGGAACGAGGCGTTTTGGACCTTGAACCTGACGGCCGCGAAATCGGCGCCGCTGACGGCGTTCATCGCGTCTTATTCGAGCCCGGAGGGGCTCTTCTACGCCAAGCTTTCCGCCGCCTCGACCATGGCGATCGCGCCGATTTTGATCCTCGGCTGGTTCAGCCAGAAGCAGCTCGTGCGTGGGCTCACCTTTGGGGCGGTCAAATAG
- a CDS encoding ABC transporter ATP-binding protein → MGHISLNQITKTFGNVQVIPPLDLEIEDGEFIVFVGPSGCGKSTLLRLIAGLEDVTSGEIKIDGRDATETPPAKRGLAMVFQSYALYPHMSVRKNIAFPLKMAGFDKAEIDRKIDDAARVLNLTDYLDRRPGQLSGGQRQRVAIGRAIVREPAAFLFDEPLSNLDAALRVNMRLEISELHNKLETTMIYVTHDQVEAMTMADRIVVLRAGIIEQVGTPLELYSKPRNLFVAGFIGSPKMNFIEGAVAERRDAAKVGIRPEHMQLSLEEGRWEGTVSVSEHLGSDTFLHVETERAGMLTARADGEFPVRHGDRVFLTPQDDKIHRFDAEGMALS, encoded by the coding sequence ATGGGACACATCTCGCTCAACCAGATCACCAAGACTTTCGGCAATGTCCAGGTGATCCCGCCGCTAGATCTCGAAATCGAGGATGGCGAATTCATCGTCTTCGTCGGCCCGTCCGGCTGCGGAAAGTCGACGCTTCTGCGGCTGATTGCGGGGCTCGAAGATGTGACGTCCGGCGAGATCAAGATCGACGGGCGGGACGCCACGGAAACGCCGCCGGCCAAGCGGGGCCTCGCCATGGTGTTCCAGTCCTACGCGCTCTACCCGCATATGAGTGTGCGGAAGAACATCGCCTTCCCGCTCAAGATGGCGGGGTTCGACAAGGCCGAGATCGACCGTAAGATCGACGATGCGGCGCGCGTTCTGAACCTCACCGATTATCTCGACCGGCGGCCGGGCCAGCTTTCGGGCGGCCAGCGCCAGCGTGTTGCCATCGGGCGGGCGATCGTGCGCGAGCCGGCGGCGTTCCTGTTCGACGAGCCTTTGTCGAACCTCGATGCGGCGCTCAGGGTGAATATGCGCCTCGAAATCTCCGAGCTGCACAACAAGCTCGAGACGACGATGATCTACGTCACGCATGATCAGGTGGAGGCCATGACCATGGCCGACCGCATCGTCGTCCTGCGCGCCGGTATCATCGAGCAGGTGGGCACGCCGCTCGAACTTTATTCCAAGCCGCGCAATCTCTTCGTTGCGGGCTTCATCGGTTCGCCGAAGATGAACTTCATCGAGGGGGCGGTGGCGGAGCGGCGCGACGCGGCCAAGGTCGGCATCCGGCCCGAGCATATGCAATTGTCGCTGGAAGAAGGCCGCTGGGAAGGCACTGTCAGCGTCTCCGAACATCTCGGCTCCGACACGTTTCTGCATGTGGAGACGGAGCGCGCCGGCATGCTGACGGCACGCGCCGACGGCGAGTTTCCGGTGCGTCACGGCGACCGCGTGTTTCTGACGCCGCAGGATGACAAGATCCATCGCTTCGATGCCGAGGGCATGGCGCTGTCATGA
- a CDS encoding L-iditol 2-dehydrogenase has translation MRRLEGKSAIITGSARGIGRAFAEAYVREGARVAIADINLDRAEETAAEIGEAAYAVPLDVTDQASIDAAVAQVLDRAGRIDILINNAALFDLAPIVEIRRESFDRLFAINVSGTLFMLQAVAKAMIDKGEGGKIINMASQAGRRGEALVAVYCATKAAVISLTQSAGLDLIQHKINVNAIAPGVVDGEHWDGVDALFAKYENRRLGEKKQLVGEAVPYGRMGRAEDLTGMAVFLASSEADYIVAQTYNVDGGNWMS, from the coding sequence ATGAGGCGGCTGGAAGGCAAATCCGCCATCATCACCGGCTCGGCGCGCGGCATCGGGCGCGCCTTTGCAGAAGCCTATGTGCGCGAAGGGGCGAGGGTGGCGATCGCCGACATCAACCTCGACCGCGCCGAAGAGACGGCAGCCGAGATCGGCGAGGCGGCCTATGCGGTGCCGCTCGACGTCACCGATCAGGCCTCGATCGACGCGGCGGTGGCGCAGGTTCTGGACCGCGCCGGGCGCATCGACATTCTGATCAACAACGCCGCCCTCTTCGATCTGGCGCCGATCGTGGAGATTCGCCGGGAGAGTTTCGACCGGCTCTTTGCGATCAACGTCTCCGGCACGCTCTTCATGCTGCAGGCGGTGGCGAAGGCGATGATCGACAAGGGCGAAGGCGGCAAGATCATCAATATGGCGAGCCAGGCGGGGCGGCGCGGGGAAGCGCTCGTCGCGGTCTATTGCGCGACGAAGGCGGCCGTGATCAGCCTCACGCAGTCGGCGGGACTCGATCTCATCCAGCACAAGATCAACGTCAATGCGATCGCGCCGGGCGTGGTCGACGGCGAGCACTGGGACGGGGTCGATGCGCTCTTTGCGAAGTACGAGAACCGGCGGCTCGGGGAAAAGAAGCAACTCGTCGGCGAGGCGGTGCCTTACGGGCGCATGGGCCGCGCGGAGGATCTGACCGGCATGGCCGTGTTTCTTGCAAGTTCCGAAGCCGATTACATCGTCGCCCAGACCTACAATGTCGATGGCGGCAATTGGATGAGTTGA
- a CDS encoding mannitol dehydrogenase family protein, translating into MTTKLAAENLSEMAPRVHVPGYDRAGLSAGILHFGIGNFHRAHQAVYLDELFETGRDHDFAILGAGVMAGDEKMRQALDGQDFLTTVVDQSAASFNARVTGAMVGMLPVGDAQAIIEKLADPAIRIVSLTVTEGGYFIDSTGRFNPEHPAIAADGKTPDDPKTVFGLIAAGLKERRGRGLQAFTVMSCDNIPHNGVVAKNAVAGTARLSDPAFADWITENVAFPNGMVDRITPATGDRERRLLQEEFGVEDAWPVFCEDFKQWVLEDNFPAGRPALQNVGVQFVPDVTPFEIMKIRILNGGHAVIAYPAGLLDIHFVHEAMEHPLVSAFLEKIEQDEIVPAVPPVPDTDLQVYFGEIKRRFANPKIGDTVRRLCLDGSNRQPKFIVPTIADRLKEGRDVTGLALESALWCRYCFGETESGAVIEPNDPNWDLLVPKAQAARADPGEWLGMDDVYGDVGRSDDFRELFAHWLRTLWDEGTEKTLQRYLDGTR; encoded by the coding sequence ATGACGACGAAGCTTGCAGCCGAGAACCTGAGCGAAATGGCGCCGAGGGTGCATGTCCCAGGCTATGACCGGGCCGGGCTGTCGGCCGGGATTTTGCATTTCGGCATCGGCAATTTTCACCGCGCGCATCAGGCCGTCTATCTCGACGAGCTGTTTGAAACCGGGCGCGACCACGATTTCGCGATCCTCGGCGCCGGCGTCATGGCGGGCGACGAAAAGATGCGCCAGGCGCTCGACGGCCAGGATTTTCTGACGACGGTCGTCGATCAGTCGGCGGCATCTTTCAATGCGCGCGTCACCGGCGCCATGGTCGGCATGCTGCCCGTGGGCGATGCGCAGGCGATCATCGAAAAACTCGCCGATCCTGCGATCCGCATCGTCTCGCTGACGGTGACGGAGGGCGGCTACTTCATCGATTCCACCGGGCGCTTCAATCCGGAGCATCCGGCAATCGCCGCCGACGGCAAGACGCCCGACGATCCGAAGACCGTCTTCGGGCTGATCGCGGCGGGGCTCAAGGAGCGGCGGGGCCGCGGACTTCAGGCTTTCACCGTGATGTCGTGCGACAATATCCCCCACAATGGCGTGGTGGCGAAGAACGCCGTCGCCGGGACGGCCCGGCTGTCAGACCCCGCCTTTGCCGACTGGATCACCGAGAACGTCGCCTTTCCGAACGGCATGGTCGACCGGATCACGCCGGCGACGGGGGACCGGGAGCGCCGGCTGCTTCAAGAGGAATTCGGCGTCGAAGATGCCTGGCCGGTGTTCTGCGAGGATTTCAAGCAATGGGTGCTTGAGGACAATTTCCCGGCCGGACGGCCGGCGCTTCAAAATGTCGGCGTGCAGTTCGTGCCGGACGTGACGCCGTTCGAGATCATGAAGATCCGGATTCTGAACGGCGGGCATGCGGTGATCGCCTATCCGGCGGGGCTTCTCGACATCCATTTCGTGCACGAGGCGATGGAGCATCCGCTCGTTTCGGCGTTCCTGGAGAAGATCGAGCAGGATGAGATCGTGCCGGCCGTGCCGCCGGTGCCGGATACGGATCTGCAGGTCTATTTCGGCGAGATCAAGCGCCGCTTCGCCAATCCGAAGATCGGCGACACGGTGCGCCGTCTCTGCCTCGACGGCTCCAACCGGCAGCCGAAATTCATCGTGCCGACGATCGCCGACCGGCTGAAGGAGGGGCGCGACGTGACCGGCCTCGCGCTCGAATCGGCGCTGTGGTGCCGCTATTGCTTCGGCGAGACGGAAAGCGGCGCCGTCATCGAGCCGAACGACCCGAACTGGGATCTGCTCGTGCCGAAGGCGCAGGCGGCGCGCGCCGATCCCGGCGAATGGCTCGGCATGGACGATGTCTATGGCGATGTCGGGCGCTCCGACGATTTCCGCGAGCTTTTCGCGCATTGGCTGCGCACGCTGTGGGACGAGGGAACCGAGAAGACGCTTCAGCGCTATCTCGACGGCACGCGCTAA